The Pyrococcus kukulkanii genome contains a region encoding:
- a CDS encoding Gfo/Idh/MocA family protein: MRIGLIGAGNMGQIHLRVMKMIGVEVAGVCDIKPDILEKVKKEYKVPVYTNYQEMLEKESPDGVIIATPPHLHREQAIYALKKGFYVLLEKPMGANLNDAIAIYKKAKRTNRLMVAFSLRFHGLFLKVKEYLEKDLGDILFQWHIALGRLPYNEWIGSKDKSGGMINENAVHIIYYFLWYAGDIKKVIGKCWTLNESVDIEDNAVATFIHKNGAVSTIMQTWTAQHRWRKWGLQATQGTVTVDGYLEGEYTISKKEFQILEKGNFSEPVEKMYARQLRHFIYSIESNEKPIVNEVDGLKVHKVVNALYRSSECGRVITLR, encoded by the coding sequence ATGAGAATAGGCTTAATTGGTGCTGGAAATATGGGACAAATTCACCTTAGGGTAATGAAAATGATTGGAGTGGAAGTTGCCGGAGTTTGTGACATTAAACCTGATATCCTTGAAAAAGTAAAAAAAGAATACAAAGTTCCAGTATATACTAATTATCAAGAAATGCTAGAAAAAGAGAGTCCTGATGGAGTAATAATAGCTACTCCTCCTCATCTTCACAGGGAACAGGCAATTTACGCACTTAAAAAGGGCTTCTACGTATTACTAGAGAAACCTATGGGAGCCAATTTAAACGATGCTATAGCGATATACAAAAAAGCCAAGAGAACAAATAGACTCATGGTTGCATTTAGTCTTAGATTTCACGGACTATTTTTAAAAGTAAAGGAATACTTAGAAAAAGATCTAGGCGATATCTTATTCCAGTGGCACATAGCTCTAGGAAGGCTACCTTATAATGAATGGATTGGAAGCAAGGACAAAAGTGGAGGCATGATAAATGAAAATGCAGTTCACATAATCTACTACTTCTTGTGGTATGCTGGAGATATAAAGAAGGTCATTGGAAAATGTTGGACACTCAATGAAAGCGTGGACATAGAGGACAACGCTGTTGCAACGTTTATTCATAAAAATGGCGCGGTTTCTACAATAATGCAAACTTGGACCGCTCAACATAGATGGAGGAAATGGGGTCTACAGGCTACCCAGGGAACTGTAACTGTCGATGGATACCTAGAGGGAGAGTATACAATTTCAAAGAAAGAGTTTCAGATTCTTGAAAAAGGTAATTTTAGTGAGCCTGTAGAGAAAATGTATGCAAGACAACTTAGACACTTTATATATTCAATAGAAAGTAATGAAAAACCAATTGTCAATGAAGTTGATGGGTTAAAAGTTCATAAGGTTGTCAATGCCCTATACAGATCCTCAGAGTGTGGAAGAGTAATAACTCTACGTTGA
- a CDS encoding sugar phosphate isomerase/epimerase family protein codes for MKIKFGINCWSFPKTFPIESALKAAKGIGYCGYEVGIGLEDFEKFGKDEFKVKFKRIKEISESLGIKIPSVATGLFWRYNPITNSEDALKVIKAECEVASLLDAKIILVVPGSGVSTLSYEEHFEKATNFIQRASIIAEDYGVIIGLENVWNRVFAGPLEFKMLLDKVNKDNVGVYFDVGNTLPHSLPEHWIEVLGKKIFQVHVKDFNLGELKFGIPLSGSINWEAVRRSLEKVGYRGYVLPEVPPYLGDPIKAAEDSFTSLKKIFG; via the coding sequence ATGAAAATTAAATTTGGCATAAACTGTTGGAGTTTTCCAAAAACGTTCCCAATTGAAAGTGCCCTTAAGGCCGCAAAAGGAATCGGGTACTGTGGATATGAGGTAGGAATAGGGCTAGAGGATTTTGAAAAATTTGGAAAAGATGAATTTAAAGTTAAATTTAAACGTATTAAAGAAATATCAGAAAGTCTCGGCATTAAAATTCCCAGTGTTGCTACTGGTTTGTTCTGGAGATACAACCCAATAACGAATAGTGAGGATGCTCTAAAAGTTATAAAGGCCGAATGTGAGGTGGCATCTTTACTTGATGCAAAAATAATTCTCGTAGTCCCTGGGAGTGGGGTATCCACTTTATCCTATGAAGAACATTTTGAAAAGGCAACTAATTTTATTCAAAGAGCCTCTATCATAGCAGAAGACTATGGAGTTATTATAGGACTTGAGAATGTATGGAATAGAGTTTTTGCAGGCCCTTTAGAGTTCAAGATGCTTCTTGATAAGGTAAATAAGGATAATGTTGGGGTGTACTTTGACGTTGGCAACACACTCCCTCACTCCCTTCCAGAACACTGGATAGAAGTTCTTGGGAAGAAGATATTCCAAGTTCACGTCAAAGACTTCAACTTGGGTGAACTGAAATTCGGAATTCCACTGAGTGGAAGCATAAATTGGGAAGCTGTAAGGCGCTCCTTGGAAAAAGTAGGCTATAGAGGGTACGTACTACCAGAAGTTCCTCCATATTTAGGTGATCCTATAAAGGCCGCTGAGGACTCATTTACCTCACTCAAGAAAATATTTGGGTGA
- a CDS encoding eukaryotic translation initiation factor 4 gamma: protein MYRGIWMHPWDFNRNAIAELSKFGFTHVSLAVRYIEERQNWPGPNIIFQNLQQRTYTSEENAVYWSIEKNKYLNIPSYLRPIQSQEIKGDIVEKFVKACEENSIKSVLWFPTLRWEKAVRDNPFIGVVDIYGSHPSYKRMFLCPSNPDVKKALSIMVEELSEKYEFNEFEFDFIRYPEVPTTYSTPLLDLALSPCFCKYCKDAAIDYGINLEEVRKVLKDIVEWHVQYFSKLQEYCTDLDYCEAMHLDFTKELLDNDIIRRWLKFRENQINKLLLQLSKIIRKNNPKAEISADLYPPSGSWLLGQDYKELSKIVDRIKVMIYVKPFKRSICRIPYEAMLARKLVKNNVEIVLGLASWPPTTPEDIERQFKLALKLPIDGISFYSYGWTPKVNLLKIGKLFKEVKV, encoded by the coding sequence ATGTATAGGGGAATATGGATGCATCCTTGGGATTTTAATAGAAATGCAATAGCAGAACTCTCAAAATTTGGATTTACCCATGTAAGTCTAGCTGTCCGATATATTGAAGAGAGACAAAATTGGCCTGGACCTAATATAATTTTCCAAAATCTTCAACAAAGAACTTATACCTCAGAAGAAAATGCCGTATACTGGAGTATTGAAAAGAATAAATACTTGAATATCCCCTCATACCTCAGACCAATTCAATCCCAAGAAATTAAGGGCGATATTGTAGAGAAATTTGTAAAGGCTTGTGAAGAGAATTCTATTAAGAGTGTCCTTTGGTTCCCTACATTAAGGTGGGAAAAAGCCGTGAGAGACAATCCATTCATTGGAGTTGTTGATATCTATGGTTCCCACCCTAGTTATAAGAGGATGTTTCTTTGTCCTTCAAACCCAGATGTAAAAAAAGCTCTTTCGATAATGGTTGAGGAACTTTCTGAGAAATATGAATTTAATGAATTTGAATTTGATTTTATAAGGTATCCAGAAGTTCCAACAACATATAGTACTCCCCTTTTGGATCTTGCACTTTCCCCATGTTTTTGTAAATATTGTAAAGATGCAGCAATAGATTATGGAATTAATCTTGAAGAAGTTAGGAAAGTTTTAAAGGATATAGTTGAATGGCATGTTCAATATTTTTCAAAGCTTCAAGAGTACTGTACTGATTTAGATTATTGTGAAGCTATGCATTTGGATTTCACTAAGGAACTGCTAGATAATGATATAATCAGAAGGTGGTTGAAATTTAGAGAAAATCAAATAAATAAATTGCTTCTTCAGCTTTCCAAGATTATAAGGAAAAATAATCCAAAAGCAGAAATAAGTGCTGACTTATATCCTCCTTCAGGTTCCTGGTTACTGGGACAGGACTACAAAGAACTGTCAAAAATCGTCGACAGGATTAAAGTAATGATATACGTTAAACCATTCAAAAGATCAATATGCAGGATACCATATGAGGCAATGTTAGCCAGGAAACTCGTTAAAAATAACGTGGAGATAGTCCTCGGACTTGCTTCTTGGCCACCCACGACTCCCGAGGATATTGAACGTCAGTTCAAATTAGCATTAAAACTTCCTATAGATGGAATAAGTTTCTACTCGTATGGATGGACTCCCAAGGTAAATCTCCTAAAAATAGGGAAGTTGTTTAAGGAGGTGAAAGTATGA
- a CDS encoding TRM11 family SAM-dependent methyltransferase has product MKKYGIIFGKNHELSLLELKAFSRRFRLGVRILEEHSGPPNASYAIIKAKEDIERYFRFIGGSIKLVRIIGEGFETIRSLEYARLFTISMYGRDDWRLWRRLGSMVKKVFKEKDPAKFFKPAKVYAMPSELILKGFPETKDIVFFFRNGEVLVGETIRITNPFELKKLDVERPIVRPTISIPPRLARIMVNLSEVRRGNVLDPFCGTGTIVMELLLQGLVAYGSDISEERIKDTRKNVEWLRREFKVKHSASLRVCDVRKLKKCFRTRFDAIITEPYMGKALKVKPTRSEAVKIARELDRLYYQAFESFGDVLKRNAKVVFVFPAFNLAEGGIYRRNRPWLDELGFEVIASVLDRDDKHKIVREVYIIAKR; this is encoded by the coding sequence ATGAAAAAGTACGGAATTATATTTGGGAAAAATCACGAATTGAGCCTGCTTGAGTTGAAAGCTTTTTCAAGAAGATTTAGATTAGGAGTTAGAATCCTTGAAGAGCATTCTGGGCCTCCAAATGCTTCATATGCCATAATAAAAGCTAAAGAAGATATAGAGAGATACTTCAGATTCATCGGAGGGTCGATTAAACTTGTTAGAATAATAGGCGAAGGATTTGAGACCATAAGATCCCTAGAATACGCGAGACTGTTCACGATAAGTATGTATGGGAGGGATGATTGGAGGCTGTGGAGAAGGCTTGGCTCGATGGTCAAGAAGGTCTTTAAAGAGAAAGATCCTGCAAAATTCTTCAAACCAGCAAAAGTCTACGCTATGCCAAGTGAGCTCATACTGAAGGGTTTTCCAGAGACCAAGGATATTGTATTCTTTTTTAGGAATGGGGAGGTGCTTGTCGGCGAAACCATTAGAATTACTAATCCTTTTGAGCTGAAGAAGCTCGACGTTGAGAGGCCTATTGTAAGACCCACTATCTCCATCCCACCAAGACTTGCAAGAATAATGGTTAACCTTTCTGAGGTTAGGAGAGGAAACGTCCTTGATCCATTCTGTGGAACTGGGACTATAGTAATGGAGCTCCTTCTCCAAGGATTGGTAGCTTACGGGAGCGATATCAGCGAAGAGAGAATCAAGGATACTAGGAAAAACGTTGAGTGGCTTAGAAGGGAGTTCAAGGTAAAACATTCAGCAAGTTTAAGGGTTTGCGATGTGAGGAAGTTAAAGAAGTGCTTTAGGACGAGGTTTGATGCCATAATTACCGAGCCCTACATGGGCAAGGCCCTTAAAGTTAAACCGACAAGAAGCGAAGCTGTAAAGATTGCTAGAGAGCTCGACAGGCTCTATTATCAGGCCTTTGAGAGCTTTGGTGATGTTTTAAAGAGAAATGCGAAAGTTGTTTTTGTGTTTCCAGCCTTCAATTTGGCTGAGGGTGGGATTTACAGAAGGAACAGACCTTGGCTTGATGAGCTTGGATTTGAGGTTATAGCTTCCGTTTTGGATAGGGATGATAAGCATAAGATAGTGAGGGAGGTCTATATCATTGCCAAAAGATAA
- a CDS encoding helix-turn-helix transcriptional regulator — MKRLLVFIILTMILFLPKSYGYIVGELRVFVWEDGNVTIDEVIYPEDYEILIQVPLMGDNVRDILVMCEGNYRLPYTFQNNSLLIETRNSTRIRIIYTVNGLVFNEGSLWTITLNLPRSPAEVVLPQGAEIVGLSDIPIKVVGNNTILIGPGNVTIYYTFPGLFEGEKSPLRKVVMVLMTITLVLIATTAFLRKRKSKRNTSYFEDKVRKIAKQYNLNDDEIRAIKYLLEVGGKSSQADLRKALDLPKTTAWRMVRRLEQMGLIKVYKVGRENWVELNIDMHKLT; from the coding sequence GTGAAAAGGCTTTTGGTATTTATTATACTGACCATGATACTATTTCTCCCAAAGTCCTATGGGTACATAGTAGGTGAGTTGAGAGTGTTTGTTTGGGAAGATGGAAATGTTACAATTGATGAAGTCATATATCCAGAAGATTATGAAATCTTAATTCAAGTACCACTTATGGGAGATAATGTCCGTGATATTTTGGTCATGTGTGAAGGCAATTATAGACTCCCCTATACTTTTCAGAATAACTCCTTACTCATTGAGACTCGCAATTCGACTCGCATCAGGATCATTTATACGGTAAATGGTCTTGTGTTCAATGAGGGTAGTCTATGGACGATTACCCTAAACTTACCTAGAAGCCCCGCCGAAGTAGTACTCCCCCAAGGCGCAGAGATAGTAGGGCTGTCAGATATTCCAATAAAGGTAGTTGGGAATAATACAATCTTGATAGGACCCGGAAACGTGACCATATATTATACATTCCCAGGTTTATTTGAAGGGGAGAAATCTCCATTAAGGAAAGTTGTAATGGTGCTAATGACTATAACTTTGGTCCTCATTGCTACCACAGCTTTCCTGAGGAAAAGAAAATCAAAAAGAAACACTTCTTACTTTGAAGATAAGGTGAGGAAAATTGCGAAACAATATAACCTAAACGACGATGAAATAAGGGCAATTAAATACCTGCTGGAAGTTGGGGGGAAAAGTAGTCAAGCAGACCTTCGAAAAGCCTTAGATTTACCGAAGACTACGGCATGGAGGATGGTGCGTAGATTGGAGCAGATGGGATTAATAAAAGTTTACAAGGTAGGAAGAGAGAATTGGGTCGAGTTGAATATTGATATGCATAAACTTACATAA
- the metG gene encoding methionine--tRNA ligase translates to MVRYMVTSALPYANGPIHAGHLAGAYLPADIFVRYLRLKGEDVVFICGTDEHGTPISFRAIKEGRSPREIVDEYHEHIKITFQRAKISFDFFGRTELPVHYKLSQEFFLKALENGHLVKKVTKQAYCEHDKMFLPDRFVIGTCPYCGAENQRGDQCEVCGRPLTPEILINPRCNLCGNPITFRESAHYYIKMKDFEERLKKWIEEKHWKPNVKNMVLGWIEEGLEERAITRDLDWGIPVPLDEEDMKGKVLYVWFEAPIGYISITKEYFKRIGRPDEWKKYWLNLDGQTRVIHFIGKDNIPFHAIFWPAFLMAYGKYKDEEVEAEWNLPYDIPANEYLNLEGKKFSTSRNWAIWLHEFLDVFPADYLRYYLTTIMPETRDSDFSFAEFKTRINEELVNNLGNFVHRAMTFVNRYFDGIVPERGELDELDKQAFEEIEKAFKEVGELIMEYKFKDALKRVMALASFGNKYFDHKQPWKTAKTDRERTATTVNISLQIVKALGILIEPFLPDTGEKIWHLLNLDEVKEWKFKEIPAGHRVRKPEILFKKVTDEQIIYFILKYMAKGNPEGAKLLLDKYYKKELVVKVAKEKLGEEGEVILRKLGYEEKKEKKKKGGGKVGYISFDDFAKLELRVGKIIEVKDHPNADKLYVVKVDLGGEVRTLVAGLKKYYKPEELLNKYVVVVANLEPKKLRGIESQGMLLAADDGKNVALLMPDKEVKLGARIR, encoded by the coding sequence ATGGTTCGCTACATGGTCACCTCAGCTCTTCCCTATGCTAACGGGCCGATACATGCAGGACACTTAGCTGGGGCCTATTTACCGGCTGACATATTCGTGAGGTACCTCAGGCTCAAAGGAGAGGATGTTGTGTTTATCTGTGGAACCGATGAGCACGGCACTCCAATATCATTCAGGGCGATAAAAGAGGGAAGAAGCCCCAGGGAGATAGTTGATGAGTATCACGAGCATATAAAGATAACGTTTCAGAGGGCTAAGATAAGCTTTGACTTCTTTGGGAGGACGGAGTTGCCAGTTCACTACAAGCTGAGCCAAGAATTCTTCCTTAAGGCACTAGAGAATGGGCATCTGGTTAAGAAAGTCACAAAGCAGGCCTACTGTGAGCATGATAAGATGTTCCTCCCGGACAGATTCGTTATAGGAACTTGCCCCTATTGTGGGGCTGAGAACCAGAGGGGGGATCAGTGTGAAGTTTGTGGAAGGCCCCTCACTCCAGAGATCCTGATAAACCCGAGGTGCAACCTCTGTGGAAATCCAATAACGTTCAGGGAATCAGCCCACTACTACATAAAGATGAAGGACTTCGAGGAGAGGCTTAAGAAATGGATAGAGGAGAAGCACTGGAAGCCCAACGTTAAGAATATGGTTCTGGGGTGGATCGAAGAAGGACTGGAGGAGAGGGCCATAACAAGGGACTTGGATTGGGGAATTCCGGTTCCCTTGGATGAGGAGGATATGAAGGGTAAAGTCCTCTACGTGTGGTTTGAGGCTCCGATAGGCTATATTTCGATAACCAAGGAGTACTTCAAGAGAATCGGGAGGCCAGATGAGTGGAAGAAGTACTGGCTTAATCTCGATGGGCAAACTAGGGTGATCCACTTCATCGGCAAGGACAACATACCCTTCCACGCGATATTCTGGCCAGCATTCCTGATGGCCTATGGAAAGTACAAGGATGAGGAAGTTGAGGCCGAGTGGAACCTTCCCTATGACATCCCAGCAAACGAGTACCTAAACCTAGAGGGCAAGAAGTTCTCAACGAGCAGGAACTGGGCCATCTGGCTTCACGAGTTCCTGGATGTCTTCCCCGCCGACTACTTGAGGTATTATTTAACCACCATAATGCCTGAAACGAGGGATTCAGACTTCAGCTTCGCAGAGTTCAAGACGAGGATTAACGAGGAGCTCGTTAATAACCTGGGCAACTTCGTTCATAGAGCGATGACCTTCGTCAACAGGTACTTTGACGGCATAGTCCCTGAGAGGGGAGAGCTGGATGAACTGGATAAGCAGGCGTTTGAGGAGATAGAGAAAGCATTCAAGGAAGTTGGAGAGCTTATAATGGAATACAAGTTCAAGGACGCACTAAAGAGGGTTATGGCCCTAGCATCTTTTGGTAACAAGTATTTTGACCATAAACAGCCGTGGAAGACCGCGAAGACCGATAGGGAGAGAACCGCAACCACAGTAAATATATCACTCCAGATAGTTAAGGCCCTAGGAATACTTATCGAACCGTTCCTTCCAGATACCGGAGAGAAGATATGGCACCTCCTGAACCTTGATGAAGTTAAAGAATGGAAGTTTAAGGAGATTCCCGCAGGACACCGAGTGAGGAAGCCTGAGATACTGTTCAAGAAGGTCACGGACGAGCAGATAATCTACTTCATACTGAAGTATATGGCAAAGGGTAATCCTGAGGGGGCTAAGCTACTCCTCGACAAGTACTACAAGAAGGAGCTCGTTGTCAAAGTCGCAAAGGAGAAGCTTGGCGAAGAAGGGGAGGTAATTCTGAGGAAGTTGGGGTATGAAGAGAAAAAGGAGAAAAAGAAGAAGGGGGGAGGAAAAGTGGGTTACATAAGCTTTGATGACTTTGCAAAGCTCGAATTAAGGGTTGGAAAGATAATCGAAGTTAAAGATCATCCAAACGCTGACAAGCTCTACGTCGTCAAGGTCGATCTCGGAGGAGAAGTTAGAACTTTAGTTGCGGGCCTCAAGAAGTACTACAAGCCCGAAGAGTTGCTCAACAAGTACGTGGTCGTCGTTGCCAATCTGGAACCCAAGAAGCTCAGGGGCATTGAGAGCCAGGGAATGCTACTAGCTGCAGATGACGGCAAAAACGTTGCCCTCCTGATGCCCGACAAAGAAGTTAAGCTCGGAGCTAGGATTAGGTGA
- a CDS encoding sulfide/dihydroorotate dehydrogenase-like FAD/NAD-binding protein, producing MGYKITAKRDLNPIDYMVEVEAPHVARAWKPGQFVVFILHEKGERVPMSVFKAENGKVTMFIRKLGKTSLQLYYEFNVGDELYSFLGPLGKPIRIKEYGNVVFASDAVCGHAENYALLRAMKEAGNYTISVQTFEDKNHVYPEEFLAKSVADEHYLTTLDGSAGIRGHYLDVVKELIEKDKVDIIFAGGGLNNLAKLAELTRPYGIPTYATVRQIMVDGTGMCGSCRVLYDGKVKFACRDGPVFDAHKIDWEDAINRNHNRFVEQEKLAKELYLKYLKEKGVI from the coding sequence ATGGGATACAAGATTACAGCCAAAAGAGATCTCAATCCCATTGATTACATGGTAGAGGTAGAGGCACCCCACGTTGCTAGAGCATGGAAGCCAGGACAGTTCGTTGTTTTCATACTCCATGAGAAGGGAGAGAGAGTTCCAATGTCCGTTTTCAAGGCCGAGAACGGGAAGGTAACAATGTTCATAAGAAAGTTAGGAAAAACTAGCTTGCAACTGTATTATGAGTTTAACGTAGGAGACGAGCTCTACAGCTTCCTGGGGCCACTGGGAAAGCCAATAAGAATTAAAGAGTATGGAAACGTTGTATTTGCTTCAGACGCTGTTTGTGGCCATGCTGAGAACTACGCCCTACTTAGGGCCATGAAAGAGGCCGGGAACTACACTATTTCAGTCCAGACATTTGAGGACAAGAACCATGTGTATCCGGAAGAATTCTTGGCAAAATCCGTTGCCGATGAGCATTATCTTACAACGTTAGATGGTTCTGCAGGGATTAGAGGGCATTACCTTGATGTAGTTAAAGAGTTAATTGAGAAAGACAAAGTGGATATAATTTTTGCAGGCGGAGGACTGAATAACTTAGCAAAGCTCGCAGAACTCACAAGGCCATATGGAATTCCAACCTACGCAACGGTTAGACAGATAATGGTTGATGGGACGGGAATGTGTGGTTCTTGTAGGGTTCTCTACGACGGCAAAGTTAAGTTCGCGTGTAGAGATGGCCCGGTTTTCGATGCACACAAGATAGACTGGGAGGATGCAATTAACAGAAACCACAACAGATTTGTCGAGCAAGAGAAGCTCGCAAAGGAGCTCTACCTTAAGTACTTGAAGGAGAAGGGGGTGATCTGA